ACGGGGTGGTGCTCGCCTCGCCCGGTTACCACGGCACCGTTTCCGGACTGGTGAAGAACGCCCTCGACTACGCGGAGGACCTGCGCGAGGACGAGCGTCCGTATCTGCAGGGACGTGCCGTCGGCTGCGTCGGTATCGCGTACGGCTGGCAGGCGACCGTGACCACGTTGCAGGCGTTACGTTCGGTGGCCCACGCGCTGCGGGGATGGCCGACCCCGTTGGGGGCTGCCGTGAACTCGGCCGAGACCGGGCTCGGGCCCGGCGGCGAGTGCGCCGATGCCAAGGTCGCCTCGACACTGCACACCATCGGGGAGCAGGTGGCGGAGTTCGCCCTCGG
This portion of the Actinopolyspora lacussalsi genome encodes:
- a CDS encoding FMN reductase (product_source=KO:K00299; cath_funfam=3.40.50.360; cog=COG0431; ko=KO:K00299; pfam=PF03358; superfamily=52218) — translated: MAVTVVGIGGSVRADSQSERALQAVLAGARDSGAKVQAITGEELIMPFFDTSVSERTANARALVRALRDADGVVLASPGYHGTVSGLVKNALDYAEDLREDERPYLQGRAVGCVGIAYGWQATVTTLQALRSVAHALRGWPTPLGAAVNSAETGLGPGGECADAKVASTLHTIGEQVAEFALGS